The genomic interval ATTGTTGATCACCGTGTAAACGAAGTTAGTTATGTTACAAAAAATATGAAAGATCCTGTTCTTGCTGGGTTTATTATGGGCAAGCTTAGTACGGCAAGAGAAAATAAGGTAGAGATGAAGATAGATAATAAGACAGTCATTCCAAAATCCAGTGAGGATCATGTTACACATGAATTAATTACCATTATCGGAAATGTCGTAGATAATGCGATAGAAGCCATGAGTGAAATGAAGGAAAAGAAGCTTCTGTTAAAGTTAAACTATAATAAAAATCAACTTCGAATTAAAGTCCAGGATACGGGGCCTGGTCTTAAAAAGGAACAATTTACTCACATATTTAAGAAGGGGTATTCGACAAAGGGAGAAAATCGAGGCTATGGATTATATTTAGTGAGTAAAAGTGTCGAAGTTTTAGGAGGATCTATCCAACTAAACTTAAGTGTTGAAAAAGGAACAGAGTTTATTATTCAAATTCCTTACAAGGGAGAGCAGGAGACAAATGATTAATGTTCTAATTGTAGATGATGACCCGATGGTAGCAGAGTTTAATAAACAATACTTAAAAAAAATTGATGGTTTTATTTTAGTAGGTATCGCACATTCGGTAAATGAAGCGACAAAAATGATCAATCATCAAAAAGTTGATCTAGTACTTTTAGATATCTACATGCCGGGTGAAAATGGGTTGACTTTATTAAGTAAAATAAGAAAAGAAAAAAAAGAATTAGATGTCATTCTAATAACTGCGGCTTCAGACGTAGATAAAATTCAGACTGGGCTAAGATATGGAGCTGTAGATTATTTAATAAAACCATTTGAGTTTAAGAGATTTCAAAAAGCACTTATATCTTACAAAGAACAATACTTATATTTAAATCAACAAACTAAGATGAACCAGAAGGATTTAGATGAGCTCCTACTGGTGAAACAGGATGAATTAGTTACCGCTAAACCAATAAAGCCTCTGCCAAAAGGTTTATCTAGAGAGACTTTAAAAGTAGTTTTTAGTGCGATTAAAAAGCAAGCGAATTTTCCATTTACGACAGATGAAAT from Metabacillus sediminilitoris carries:
- a CDS encoding response regulator produces the protein MINVLIVDDDPMVAEFNKQYLKKIDGFILVGIAHSVNEATKMINHQKVDLVLLDIYMPGENGLTLLSKIRKEKKELDVILITAASDVDKIQTGLRYGAVDYLIKPFEFKRFQKALISYKEQYLYLNQQTKMNQKDLDELLLVKQDELVTAKPIKPLPKGLSRETLKVVFSAIKKQANFPFTTDEMAEITEISRVSIRKYLKFLSEVHVIDETLTYGIGRPIYSYMYNEENESILKQYM